The following are encoded in a window of Deltaproteobacteria bacterium genomic DNA:
- a CDS encoding acyl-CoA dehydrogenase family protein, translating into MEIIQYTEEHRMFRDTVRKYLEKEVIPYIEEWEKEGITPRSAWKKLGEQGFLCMNVPEEYGGLGADFLYSVIMTEEMSRTNHSGLCTALHSDVVVPYITAYGSEELKKKYLPGCVSGDIIAAVAMTEPNTGSDLAAIKTTAVDDGDHVIINGQKTFISNGINCGVVVLAARDPNIKNPYEAIDLYVVEEGTPGFEKGKQIEKIGWHSQDTAELYFTDCRVPVANRLGAKGTGFLHLMEKLQQERLMVAIGGVAAAEYMLEVTIQYCKERTAFGRPISSFQANQFTIVEMATEVKLGRTFLDKLVAEHMEGKNVVVEVSMAKYWITDMANRVADKCLQLHGGYGYCEEYPIARAWRDVRVTRIFAGTNEIMKQIAARFMGL; encoded by the coding sequence ATGGAAATTATCCAATACACGGAAGAACACAGGATGTTCAGGGATACGGTGCGGAAATACCTCGAAAAAGAGGTGATTCCTTATATAGAGGAATGGGAAAAAGAGGGGATCACACCCCGGAGTGCCTGGAAAAAACTGGGAGAGCAGGGATTTCTCTGCATGAATGTACCGGAGGAATACGGCGGGCTCGGCGCCGATTTTCTGTACTCCGTCATCATGACCGAAGAGATGTCGAGAACCAATCATTCAGGTCTCTGCACAGCCCTGCACAGTGATGTTGTCGTTCCCTATATTACGGCCTATGGTTCGGAGGAACTTAAAAAGAAATACCTGCCCGGGTGCGTTTCCGGTGACATCATCGCCGCCGTGGCCATGACGGAGCCGAATACGGGAAGCGACCTGGCCGCCATCAAGACGACGGCGGTGGATGACGGCGACCACGTCATCATAAACGGTCAGAAAACCTTTATCAGTAACGGTATCAATTGCGGTGTCGTCGTTCTCGCCGCACGGGACCCGAACATTAAAAATCCCTACGAGGCGATCGATCTCTACGTAGTGGAGGAAGGAACGCCGGGGTTCGAAAAAGGCAAGCAGATTGAAAAGATAGGCTGGCACAGCCAGGATACGGCCGAGCTCTACTTCACCGATTGCCGGGTTCCCGTGGCGAACCGCCTCGGGGCGAAGGGCACCGGGTTTCTCCATCTTATGGAAAAGCTCCAGCAGGAACGGCTCATGGTGGCCATCGGAGGAGTGGCAGCCGCCGAGTACATGCTGGAAGTCACCATCCAGTACTGCAAGGAACGGACTGCTTTCGGCCGACCCATCTCCAGTTTCCAGGCCAACCAGTTCACGATCGTCGAAATGGCCACGGAGGTCAAGCTGGGCAGGACCTTCCTGGACAAGCTCGTTGCGGAACATATGGAAGGCAAGAACGTAGTGGTGGAAGTCTCCATGGCCAAGTACTGGATCACCGATATGGCCAATCGAGTGGCGGACAAGTGTCTGCAGCTTCACGGCGGGTACGGTTACTGTGAAGAATACCCCATCGCCCGGGCCTGGCGCGATGTGAGGGTGACCCGTATCTTCGCCGGAACAAACGAGATCATGAAACAGATCGCCGCCCGCTTCATGGGGTTGTAG
- a CDS encoding CoA transferase has product MAGPLKGLKILDFTTLLPGPYATMCLADMGADVLKIVSGSRPDMAAFAPPYLDDTNLSFATAFLGRGKRCMTLNLKDERAVKIVHQLLADYDIVVEQFRPGVMAKLGLDYQTLKDINPALIYCSLSGYGQTSPLKERAGHDINYLSRSGLMSYSGRKSTGPALMGMQIADVASGSYNTIIGLLAAVVHRDATGEGQYIDVSMTDGCIAFNVLVGCSVLAGDRAPGREEFLLNGGTLYDFYETKDGRYLSFGGLEPQFFAAFCETIGRPELIAGGVAPQDLDVVKKEIQEIFRSRPLDEWLEIFKKTDACVEPVLTLDEALEDPHVKERGLIVELELPRGGTVRQLANPIKFSRTPPVYEKAGVQAGTHTREVLQELGYSDDQINEFSEKGVFS; this is encoded by the coding sequence ATGGCAGGTCCTCTCAAAGGTTTGAAGATACTCGATTTCACGACGCTGCTTCCCGGTCCCTATGCCACGATGTGCCTGGCCGATATGGGTGCCGATGTTCTGAAGATCGTTTCCGGGTCACGGCCCGATATGGCTGCCTTTGCACCGCCCTATCTCGACGACACGAACCTCTCATTCGCCACGGCCTTCCTCGGCCGCGGCAAACGCTGCATGACGCTGAACCTGAAGGATGAACGGGCGGTGAAGATCGTCCACCAGCTGCTTGCGGACTATGACATTGTGGTGGAGCAATTCCGGCCGGGCGTCATGGCAAAGTTGGGACTCGATTATCAAACCCTGAAAGACATCAATCCCGCCCTTATTTACTGTTCGCTCAGCGGATACGGGCAGACGAGCCCCCTGAAGGAACGGGCTGGTCATGATATCAATTACCTGTCGCGGTCGGGCCTCATGTCCTACTCCGGAAGAAAAAGCACGGGTCCGGCGCTGATGGGGATGCAGATAGCCGATGTGGCTTCAGGTTCGTATAACACGATCATCGGTCTTCTCGCCGCAGTGGTCCATCGTGATGCCACCGGCGAGGGACAATATATAGATGTTTCAATGACCGACGGATGCATCGCTTTCAACGTGCTCGTCGGGTGCAGTGTCCTGGCAGGTGACAGGGCGCCGGGCAGGGAGGAGTTTCTTCTCAACGGCGGTACTCTCTATGATTTCTACGAGACGAAGGATGGCAGGTACCTCAGCTTCGGCGGCCTTGAGCCGCAGTTCTTTGCAGCCTTCTGCGAGACCATCGGCCGTCCCGAACTGATCGCCGGCGGCGTGGCGCCCCAGGATCTCGATGTTGTTAAAAAGGAGATACAGGAGATATTCCGGTCCCGGCCGCTCGACGAGTGGCTGGAAATATTTAAGAAAACCGATGCCTGCGTGGAACCGGTCCTGACCCTTGATGAAGCCCTGGAAGACCCCCATGTCAAGGAGCGGGGATTGATCGTGGAGCTTGAGCTTCCCCGGGGAGGAACGGTACGACAGCTGGCGAACCCCATTAAATTTTCGCGGACACCTCCGGTATATGAAAAGGCCGGCGTCCAGGCGGGGACCCATACCCGGGAGGTGCTTCAGGAACTTGGCTACAGCGATGATCAGATCAATGAGTTCAGTGAAAAAGGAGTGTTCTCGTAA
- a CDS encoding TetR/AcrR family transcriptional regulator, with the protein MKGKILAAARRAFGEYGFHGTTMRMIAREVGIDISTLHYHWGEKKDLYEAVIIDINNDLREKLIEVEEMIHGKPLEKRVAIGIDFMTEYLFDHPEISNLVLYRYFTKTRYEASHDFKVPEFTIDIVRSMGLNQGKEYLPQSMASILAVMNSMHNFISGEELFRPMIKVGKKKYKTLVKETLKYIFVAAFTQAGKNS; encoded by the coding sequence ATGAAAGGGAAAATCCTGGCGGCCGCCCGCCGGGCTTTCGGAGAGTACGGCTTTCATGGGACCACCATGAGAATGATCGCCCGGGAAGTCGGGATAGATATCTCGACGCTGCACTACCACTGGGGTGAAAAAAAGGATCTCTATGAGGCCGTCATCATCGACATCAACAACGATCTCCGGGAGAAGCTGATCGAAGTGGAGGAAATGATACACGGGAAGCCTCTCGAAAAGCGCGTGGCGATCGGCATTGACTTCATGACGGAATATCTCTTTGACCATCCGGAGATATCGAACCTTGTCCTCTACCGCTATTTTACGAAGACCCGATATGAGGCGAGTCACGATTTCAAGGTTCCCGAGTTTACCATCGATATCGTTCGTTCCATGGGACTCAACCAGGGAAAGGAATATCTCCCTCAGTCGATGGCCTCGATCCTGGCGGTCATGAATTCGATGCACAATTTCATTTCCGGGGAAGAATTATTTCGCCCGATGATCAAAGTGGGGAAAAAGAAATACAAAACTCTGGTGAAAGAGACATTGAAATACATTTTTGTCGCTGCCTTTACGCAGGCAGGAAAAAATTCTTGA